Proteins encoded in a region of the Puniceibacterium sp. IMCC21224 genome:
- the pgeF gene encoding peptidoglycan editing factor PgeF codes for MTLDIITADSLTPLAHGFFTRHGGASSGVFAGLNCGMGSSDQTEIVAINRARVAAAMDLPAESLVGVHQVHSAQVVTLTGPLTDDPRPQADALVTATPGVALSVLTADCQPVLFADVQNRVIGAAHAGWRGALDGVLEATVDSMIALGARRDAIRAVIGPSISQRAYEVGPEFFDTFLAEDNEYARFFAGGPGDRLHFDLPAFGLYRLRQAGVSAEWTHHCTYSDAHRFYSYRRSTHEREADYGRLISVIRL; via the coding sequence ATGACTCTGGACATTATCACTGCCGACAGTCTTACCCCGCTTGCCCATGGTTTCTTTACCCGGCATGGCGGCGCATCGTCGGGGGTGTTCGCAGGGCTGAATTGCGGCATGGGGTCGAGCGACCAGACCGAAATCGTGGCAATCAATCGCGCCCGAGTCGCGGCGGCGATGGATTTGCCCGCCGAATCGTTGGTCGGTGTGCATCAGGTCCATTCCGCGCAGGTGGTAACACTCACCGGTCCATTGACTGACGACCCGCGCCCGCAAGCCGACGCGCTCGTCACTGCGACGCCCGGTGTCGCACTGTCGGTGTTGACAGCGGATTGCCAGCCGGTGCTGTTCGCAGATGTTCAGAACCGTGTGATCGGTGCGGCCCATGCGGGCTGGCGCGGTGCACTTGACGGGGTCCTCGAAGCGACGGTCGACTCGATGATCGCCCTAGGTGCAAGACGCGACGCCATCCGCGCAGTAATTGGCCCGTCGATCAGCCAGCGCGCCTACGAGGTCGGGCCGGAATTCTTTGACACCTTTCTGGCCGAAGATAACGAATACGCGCGCTTCTTTGCAGGTGGTCCCGGAGACCGGCTGCATTTTGACTTGCCCGCCTTTGGCCTTTACCGGCTGCGGCAGGCAGGTGTTTCGGCAGAATGGACCCACCACTGCACCTACTCAGATGCTCACCGGTTCTATTCCTATCGGCGCAGTACGCATGAACGCGAAGCCGACTATGGCAGGCTGATTTCGGTCATCCGGCTCTGA
- a CDS encoding Hint domain-containing protein — translation MSSLQHRAQSVRDTVSLQVSRDQFAQTDGRPRRNISLMRKYEAAALLPDLTISLRQHIAPAIPLFEDACCAFARGTLIQTVRGPIAIEDLLPGDYLKTAKGSEPVMWIGSTTYVPDTGDDGSSLSGLTRITSDGFGIGRPQSDLLIGPAARMVVRREKLRTLIGRDSVLVPVSDYADGDRIFNVSPGGAVQLYHLMLARHGVIEVGGMEMETYHPGQGFDATQGANMRALYLSMFPNLNQISDFGELNLSRTTREVVDSLTLN, via the coding sequence ATGTCGAGTCTCCAGCACCGCGCACAAAGTGTACGCGATACCGTTTCTCTGCAGGTCTCTCGGGACCAGTTTGCTCAGACTGACGGGCGGCCTCGGCGCAACATCTCTCTCATGCGCAAATACGAGGCCGCCGCGCTGCTTCCCGACCTCACTATTTCGTTACGCCAGCACATCGCCCCGGCGATCCCTCTGTTCGAAGATGCCTGCTGCGCGTTTGCCCGTGGCACCCTGATTCAGACTGTCCGCGGCCCCATCGCGATTGAAGATTTGCTGCCTGGTGATTACCTTAAAACTGCTAAGGGGTCTGAGCCGGTGATGTGGATCGGATCGACCACTTATGTGCCAGACACCGGTGACGACGGCTCAAGCCTGTCGGGCCTGACCCGCATCACCTCGGACGGTTTTGGCATCGGCCGCCCTCAGAGCGATCTGCTGATCGGCCCCGCCGCGCGCATGGTTGTGCGGCGCGAAAAGCTGCGAACCCTGATCGGCCGCGACTCAGTCCTGGTGCCGGTATCGGACTACGCTGATGGCGACCGGATTTTCAACGTCTCTCCCGGCGGTGCGGTGCAGCTCTATCATCTGATGCTGGCACGTCACGGAGTGATCGAAGTCGGTGGCATGGAGATGGAGACCTATCATCCCGGCCAGGGCTTTGATGCGACGCAGGGCGCGAATATGCGCGCCCTTTATCTGTCGATGTTCCCGAACCTCAACCAAATCTCGGATTTTGGCGAACTGAACCTGTCGCGCACCACCCGAGAAGTTGTCGACAGCCTGACCCTGAACTGA
- a CDS encoding Lrp/AsnC family transcriptional regulator: MPGHRLDPIDRKILSELQADGRMTNVELARRVGISAPPCLRRVRTLEEQGFIRGYHAEVDPRELGFEVQVFAMVGLQSQAEADLSAFEQRCRDWPLVRECHMLNGEVDFILKCVAPDLSTFQSFLTGQLLTAPNVGSVKTSLVIRGAKDEPGVPFDVLEERLSRSA; this comes from the coding sequence ATGCCGGGACACAGGCTTGATCCGATCGACCGCAAGATTCTGTCCGAACTTCAGGCCGACGGACGCATGACCAATGTCGAGCTTGCCAGGCGCGTGGGTATTTCCGCGCCGCCCTGCCTGCGCCGTGTGCGTACATTGGAGGAGCAGGGGTTCATTCGCGGCTATCACGCCGAGGTGGACCCGCGCGAATTGGGGTTCGAGGTGCAGGTCTTTGCGATGGTGGGATTGCAGAGCCAGGCAGAAGCCGATCTCAGCGCGTTCGAACAGCGCTGCCGGGACTGGCCGCTGGTTCGCGAATGTCACATGTTGAACGGCGAGGTCGATTTCATCCTGAAATGCGTGGCCCCGGATCTGAGCACCTTTCAGAGCTTTCTGACCGGCCAGCTCTTGACTGCGCCGAATGTGGGCAGCGTCAAGACGTCTCTGGTGATCCGCGGCGCCAAAGACGAACCGGGCGTACCGTTCGACGTTCTTGAGGAACGTCTGTCCCGTTCAGCCTGA
- the lgt gene encoding prolipoprotein diacylglyceryl transferase, translating into MQHGIPFPPLSPELFSIELFGMTFALRWYALAYIAGLLIAWRLAVAAVRRPKVWHRDTPPMTTAQVEDLLTWVILGVILGGRLGFVLFYQPGYYFANPAQILMVWQGGMSFHGGLIGVVLAALIYGLRNNLPLLSTADMMALATPPGLLLGRLSNFVNAELWGRPTDLPWGVIFPGEMAQDCGQVLGAACARHPSQLYEALLEGLILGVLLLWLAFRRGALRRPGLVAGLFFAGYGLGRFLVEFVRQPDAQFVTPGNPLGLAWHIGGYGLTMGQILSLPMLLGGVVLVFWVLRRQPI; encoded by the coding sequence ATGCAGCACGGTATCCCCTTTCCCCCGTTGTCCCCCGAGCTTTTCTCGATCGAGTTGTTCGGGATGACCTTTGCCCTGCGCTGGTATGCGCTGGCCTATATCGCGGGCCTCCTGATCGCCTGGCGTCTTGCGGTTGCTGCCGTGCGTCGGCCAAAGGTGTGGCATCGCGACACCCCACCAATGACCACAGCGCAGGTCGAAGATCTGCTGACCTGGGTCATTCTGGGCGTAATTTTGGGCGGGAGGCTGGGATTTGTCCTGTTCTACCAGCCTGGGTACTATTTCGCGAACCCGGCCCAGATCCTGATGGTCTGGCAAGGCGGCATGTCGTTTCACGGCGGATTGATCGGCGTGGTTCTGGCGGCGCTGATCTATGGTCTGCGCAACAATCTGCCGCTGCTGTCCACCGCCGACATGATGGCGTTGGCGACACCGCCCGGCCTGCTGCTGGGACGCCTGTCGAATTTTGTGAATGCCGAGCTGTGGGGCCGACCGACCGACCTGCCATGGGGCGTGATTTTCCCCGGAGAGATGGCGCAGGACTGCGGACAGGTTTTGGGCGCGGCCTGCGCCCGGCATCCGTCACAACTCTACGAGGCGTTGCTTGAGGGGCTGATACTTGGTGTGCTGCTGCTGTGGCTGGCGTTCCGGCGCGGCGCATTGCGGCGGCCGGGGCTGGTGGCCGGGCTGTTTTTTGCGGGCTACGGGCTGGGTCGGTTTCTGGTGGAATTCGTGCGCCAGCCGGATGCGCAGTTTGTCACCCCCGGCAACCCGCTGGGGCTGGCGTGGCATATCGGTGGGTATGGTCTGACGATGGGGCAAATCCTGTCGCTGCCAATGCTGCTGGGTGGCGTGGTGCTGGTATTCTGGGTCTTGCGCCGCCAACCGATATGA
- a CDS encoding accessory factor UbiK family protein, giving the protein MQTRNKVFDDISQLMTNAMGVAQGARDEAETAMKSMIDRWLADRDFVTREEFDAVRAMAQKAREENASLKARLDALEAATKG; this is encoded by the coding sequence ATGCAAACGCGCAACAAAGTTTTCGATGATATTTCGCAGCTGATGACCAACGCTATGGGCGTGGCTCAGGGTGCCAGAGACGAGGCAGAGACCGCGATGAAATCGATGATCGACCGCTGGCTGGCCGACCGTGATTTTGTCACCCGCGAGGAATTCGACGCGGTGCGCGCCATGGCGCAAAAGGCCCGCGAAGAGAATGCAAGCCTGAAAGCGCGGCTAGATGCGCTTGAGGCCGCTACAAAGGGCTGA
- a CDS encoding YjbF family lipoprotein, with product MKPFFCLLAAAIVLSACSSSEGPGAAQTSLAAVKALLTKSEPRPNLRTTLTPDVLDAIGEPVLLVELTDLGVQAGVLLAQETGSRQIWASQNNITLTLLDGILAETRGLGNDLMSADLSDVRAALRGRTKRAVRVHYYLNGEDVLEPRAFVCDYRQTGVETIQILAGTYQTTQVSETCTGPDQTLQNTYWIDSRGIIQKSRQWVAPITGYMEIERASD from the coding sequence ATGAAACCCTTTTTCTGCCTGCTTGCCGCCGCTATCGTTCTGTCGGCCTGTAGCTCATCCGAGGGGCCGGGTGCTGCGCAAACCAGCCTGGCCGCCGTAAAAGCACTGCTGACTAAATCAGAGCCACGGCCCAACCTGCGCACCACCCTCACACCCGACGTGCTGGACGCCATAGGTGAGCCGGTACTGCTGGTCGAACTGACCGATCTGGGCGTGCAAGCCGGCGTTTTGCTGGCGCAGGAAACCGGCTCTCGTCAGATTTGGGCCTCACAGAACAATATCACACTCACGCTGCTCGACGGCATTTTGGCTGAGACCCGCGGTCTGGGCAACGATCTGATGAGTGCGGATTTGTCAGACGTCCGCGCGGCGCTGCGTGGCAGAACCAAACGTGCGGTTCGCGTACACTATTACCTGAACGGCGAGGACGTTCTTGAACCGCGCGCCTTTGTTTGTGACTATCGCCAAACTGGTGTTGAAACAATTCAGATTTTGGCCGGAACCTATCAAACCACACAGGTTTCGGAAACCTGCACTGGGCCGGATCAAACCTTGCAGAACACCTATTGGATCGACAGCCGTGGAATCATTCAAAAGTCGCGCCAATGGGTCGCCCCGATCACCGGATATATGGAAATTGAACGTGCAAGCGACTAG
- a CDS encoding polysaccharide biosynthesis/export family protein, protein MLRTAWIAAIVVGLSGCGVAYNSPGVNSFAASDTKVRVVALTPESVLVANRSTYRPKDLPAVFFQTAGTGGGLRGAGVAPTPVIDPTQKPLSMETRLPPRVVPGPYRMGVGDVVLLATPQVGSTVEQLTGLLAASNSRQGYTVQDDGTIAIPNVGRVQVAGMTLEEAEATLFQRLVESQIDPTFSLEIAEFNSKKVSIGGAVANPTVAPISLTPLFLDEALAAAGGITVEDQDYASVRIYRDETLYQIPLNELYSNRGLQRIALVDGDSVFVDTAYELDLAQAYFAEQIQLSQFRQTARIAALNELNAEVNIRRSALQESRQNYMTRLDLDSVERDYVYLTGEVSKQTRYPLPFGKTSNLADALYGSGGVPTATGNVKEIYVLRGSPDPREFSAVTAWRLDGRDATNFILATRFELRPNDVIFVAEQPVTKWSRVVQQITPTLINTGVAAASN, encoded by the coding sequence ATGCTCAGGACCGCTTGGATTGCTGCAATTGTCGTAGGGCTGTCTGGTTGCGGCGTTGCATATAACTCGCCCGGCGTGAACAGTTTCGCGGCCAGTGACACAAAGGTGCGGGTCGTTGCGCTCACTCCGGAATCCGTTCTTGTCGCCAACCGATCGACCTACCGGCCCAAGGATTTACCGGCGGTCTTTTTCCAGACTGCGGGAACCGGCGGTGGGCTGCGTGGTGCTGGTGTGGCGCCAACGCCGGTCATCGACCCGACCCAGAAACCGCTGTCGATGGAAACCCGCCTGCCGCCGCGCGTCGTACCCGGCCCCTATCGCATGGGTGTCGGCGATGTGGTGCTACTGGCCACACCACAGGTGGGATCGACCGTCGAGCAGTTGACCGGGCTGCTGGCGGCGTCAAATTCGCGTCAGGGCTATACCGTGCAGGATGACGGCACGATTGCCATTCCCAATGTCGGCCGCGTGCAGGTCGCAGGCATGACCCTCGAAGAGGCTGAGGCCACCTTATTCCAACGGCTGGTGGAAAGCCAGATTGACCCGACCTTCAGCCTTGAGATTGCCGAATTCAATTCCAAGAAAGTGTCGATTGGCGGCGCCGTCGCCAACCCCACAGTGGCTCCGATCAGCCTGACACCGCTCTTTCTGGACGAGGCGCTTGCCGCTGCGGGTGGCATCACGGTGGAAGATCAGGATTATGCTTCGGTGCGGATTTACCGCGACGAGACGCTGTACCAGATTCCCCTGAACGAGCTGTATTCCAACCGGGGCCTGCAACGTATCGCGCTGGTCGACGGCGACAGTGTCTTTGTGGATACGGCTTACGAACTGGATTTGGCCCAGGCCTATTTCGCCGAACAGATCCAACTGTCGCAGTTCAGGCAGACCGCGCGGATCGCCGCCCTGAACGAGCTGAATGCCGAGGTAAACATTCGTCGCAGCGCCCTGCAGGAATCGCGGCAGAATTACATGACTCGGCTGGACCTCGATTCGGTCGAGCGAGATTATGTTTACCTGACTGGCGAAGTCTCAAAACAGACGCGCTATCCCCTGCCCTTTGGCAAGACATCCAACCTGGCGGATGCGCTCTATGGCTCTGGCGGGGTGCCAACAGCGACCGGCAATGTGAAAGAGATCTACGTCTTGCGCGGCTCGCCCGATCCGCGCGAATTTTCGGCGGTCACTGCGTGGCGGCTGGACGGACGCGATGCGACGAACTTCATCCTCGCCACCCGGTTCGAACTGCGGCCAAACGATGTGATCTTTGTCGCCGAACAGCCAGTCACGAAATGGAGCCGGGTTGTCCAGCAGATCACCCCAACCCTGATCAACACCGGCGTCGCAGCCGCCAGCAACTGA
- the trxB gene encoding thioredoxin-disulfide reductase — protein sequence MSDTRHSKVLIIGSGPAGYTAGVYAARAMLEPVLVQGLEPGGQLTTTTEVENWPGDTEVQGPDLMVRMEGHARAMGCDIVGDIITSLDLATRPFVAQSDSGTVYTADAVILATGARAKWLGLPSEEKFKGFGVSACATCDGFFYRGQEIVVIGGGNTAVEEALFLTNFASKVTLIHRRDELRAEKILIDRLMKNPKIEPLWFHQLEEVVGEDTPMGVTGIRVKHVTTGEITEIPAKGVFVAIGHAPANELVKDTLETHHGGYVVTKPGTTETSIPGVFAAGDLTDHKYRQAVTSAGMGCMAALEAERWLSEQDLDSGKDTTEPLGYGAPASAAE from the coding sequence ATGTCCGACACCCGCCATTCCAAGGTCCTGATCATCGGATCAGGCCCGGCAGGCTATACTGCCGGCGTCTATGCCGCCCGCGCCATGCTGGAACCTGTGCTGGTGCAGGGGCTTGAACCCGGCGGCCAGTTGACCACCACAACCGAGGTCGAAAACTGGCCCGGTGATACCGAGGTGCAGGGCCCGGATCTGATGGTCCGGATGGAGGGGCACGCCCGCGCCATGGGCTGTGACATTGTCGGCGACATCATCACGTCGCTTGATCTGGCCACCCGCCCGTTTGTCGCGCAATCCGACAGCGGCACGGTTTACACGGCTGATGCGGTGATTCTGGCGACCGGCGCGCGGGCCAAATGGTTGGGCCTGCCATCCGAGGAAAAATTCAAGGGGTTCGGCGTCTCGGCCTGCGCCACTTGCGACGGGTTTTTCTATCGCGGGCAAGAGATCGTCGTGATCGGCGGAGGCAACACTGCGGTCGAAGAAGCGCTGTTCTTGACCAACTTCGCCTCCAAAGTGACGTTGATCCACCGCCGCGATGAATTGCGCGCCGAAAAAATCCTGATTGATCGCTTGATGAAAAATCCCAAGATTGAACCGCTCTGGTTCCACCAGCTTGAAGAAGTGGTTGGCGAAGACACCCCGATGGGCGTCACCGGCATCCGGGTCAAGCATGTGACAACCGGCGAGATCACCGAAATCCCGGCCAAAGGTGTCTTTGTCGCCATCGGCCACGCACCCGCCAACGAATTGGTCAAGGACACGCTGGAAACCCATCACGGCGGCTATGTCGTGACCAAACCGGGGACAACGGAAACCTCGATTCCGGGTGTCTTTGCGGCCGGCGATCTGACCGATCACAAATACCGTCAGGCCGTGACCTCGGCTGGAATGGGCTGCATGGCGGCCCTCGAAGCCGAACGCTGGTTGTCGGAACAGGATCTGGACTCGGGCAAGGATACAACCGAACCCTTGGGCTACGGCGCCCCGGCCAGCGCCGCCGAATAA